One part of the Sphingobacterium sp. LZ7M1 genome encodes these proteins:
- a CDS encoding PLP-dependent aminotransferase family protein has product MANQFIQAIAQGKLKPGTKLLGTRALGDLLEVHRNTITAVYEELFGQGWVEIHPNKGTYVASQLPLQEQQDLSSFQYPKETGYTFKKSILLDSPFEHTNCDYIFNDGSPDIRLTQFEDLSRFYSSNMKRKSNRSKMGYYNQEGSEYFKEQMLDYLQSSRALKINKNNLLISRSIEMSLYIISEILLTEDDTVLVAELSYFAANMIFQKSGSKIISIPLEDDGIDVEALERLCQKQTIRMLYLTAQQHYPTTASLSAHKRMKILQLANQYGFIIVEDDHDYDFQFDKQPLLPLATSDQNGMLIYVGSFGKSLAPGFRTSFIVAPENLMVEMRKHLGIIDRQGDILMEQALGEMIEEGAIHRHLKKSLKVYKERRDYMAFLLEKELGDLLEFNIPNGGLAFWLKWKKPINLLKLSQQAAKNNLFIPKTLLYQQKDLQAMRIGFGNLNLEEMEKAIQILRSSLSEI; this is encoded by the coding sequence GTGGCAAATCAATTTATCCAAGCCATCGCACAGGGTAAGCTTAAGCCGGGAACTAAATTATTAGGGACAAGGGCATTGGGGGATTTATTAGAAGTGCACCGAAACACGATTACTGCGGTTTACGAGGAACTCTTCGGACAAGGTTGGGTAGAAATCCATCCCAATAAAGGAACCTACGTCGCCTCACAACTTCCACTACAGGAACAGCAAGACCTTTCAAGCTTCCAATATCCAAAGGAAACTGGCTATACCTTCAAAAAATCCATTCTCTTGGACAGTCCTTTCGAACACACAAACTGCGACTATATATTCAATGATGGCAGTCCCGATATCCGATTGACACAATTTGAAGATCTCTCTAGATTCTATAGCTCCAACATGAAACGCAAGAGCAACCGGTCAAAGATGGGGTACTACAATCAGGAAGGGAGCGAATATTTTAAGGAACAGATGCTCGATTACCTGCAGAGCAGCCGCGCCTTGAAAATCAACAAGAACAACCTCCTTATCAGCAGGAGTATTGAGATGAGCCTTTATATCATCTCGGAAATCTTGCTCACAGAGGATGATACCGTGCTGGTCGCTGAACTGAGCTACTTCGCTGCAAATATGATCTTTCAGAAGTCTGGCAGCAAAATCATCTCAATCCCATTGGAGGATGATGGAATCGACGTGGAGGCACTTGAAAGACTCTGCCAAAAGCAGACCATAAGGATGCTTTACCTCACAGCTCAGCAACACTACCCAACCACTGCTAGCTTAAGTGCCCATAAGAGAATGAAAATCCTGCAGCTGGCAAATCAATATGGCTTCATCATCGTTGAAGATGACCATGATTATGACTTCCAATTCGACAAGCAACCACTTCTACCCCTTGCCACTTCAGACCAGAACGGAATGCTGATCTATGTTGGTTCCTTTGGAAAATCCTTGGCTCCCGGCTTCCGAACAAGCTTTATAGTTGCCCCTGAAAACCTAATGGTTGAAATGAGAAAACATCTCGGGATCATTGACAGGCAGGGAGATATCTTAATGGAACAAGCTTTGGGAGAGATGATCGAGGAAGGTGCGATACACAGGCATCTCAAAAAATCATTGAAGGTTTACAAGGAAAGAAGGGACTACATGGCCTTTCTACTTGAAAAAGAATTAGGTGACCTGCTGGAATTTAATATCCCCAATGGCGGCCTTGCATTTTGGTTGAAATGGAAAAAGCCAATCAATCTGCTCAAGCTCAGTCAGCAAGCGGCCAAGAACAACCTATTTATTCCGAAAACCTTGCTTTACCAACAAAAGGACCTTCAGGCAATGCGTATAGGATTTGGCAATCTAAACCTAGAAGAAATGGAAAAAGCCATCCAAATCTTAAGATCTAGCCTATCTGAAATCTAA
- a CDS encoding four-helix bundle copper-binding protein, which translates to MYCESVNLMGINAKAIELSFIISNKKEKQMEQDQLVKNCIEACQQCVVACLKCAQACLREEKLEMMRKCIQTDLECAEICESTYKLLIMDSKPKLELVKICLDLCEACAEECEKHAAHGMEHCRECAEACRSCAEACRKLVA; encoded by the coding sequence ATGTATTGTGAAAGTGTTAACTTAATGGGTATCAATGCTAAAGCTATTGAGCTCAGTTTTATTATTAGCAATAAAAAGGAGAAGCAAATGGAACAAGATCAGTTGGTAAAGAATTGTATAGAGGCGTGTCAGCAATGTGTGGTTGCTTGTTTAAAATGTGCGCAAGCATGTTTGAGAGAGGAGAAACTTGAAATGATGCGCAAGTGCATTCAAACGGATCTGGAATGTGCAGAGATCTGTGAGTCTACCTATAAACTGTTGATTATGGACAGTAAACCTAAGTTGGAGTTAGTTAAGATTTGTTTGGATCTATGTGAAGCCTGTGCGGAAGAGTGTGAAAAACATGCTGCTCATGGAATGGAACACTGTCGTGAATGTGCCGAAGCCTGTAGGTCTTGTGCTGAAGCCTGTAGGAAATTGGTAGCATAA
- a CDS encoding serine hydrolase yields MNNYKSSFSHLLAILFLLSFSFKSIAQGLPQKDLDQLVEKTMKSFNVPGIALGIIKDGKTIHLKGYGERSINSKKPVDNQTAFAIASNSKAFTAFALGMLMDEGKLTWDSKVTDFIPEFKMHDPYVTSEFTVRDLLTHRSGLGLGAGDLMFWPDSANFNTEEVIHNLRYLKPVSSFRTKFDYDNLLYIVAGEVLKRASGMSWEDFIEKRIMAPLGMTNSAASLSRMKSKNNVIDAHVPIDGKLITIARYLSETTNAAGGINSSIEDMSKWATMLLNKGKYGNNLEKQLISERRLAQIMTLQTVIGGSGPYNAHFTGYGLGFFLSDQNGYFVAEHTGGLGGMVTQMTLIPELKLGIIVLTNQQSGYAFTTITNQIKDSYFGIKGTDRLTELKARESKNESEGDKVTNEVWAKIKAQDQKIDFSPFLGKYKDAWFGEIEISNRNGQLYFTSARSPQLQGKMYYYQGNTFVAAWNDRSMNADSYVMFNLNENAKAESIKMKAVSPLTDFSFDFHDLDLKRID; encoded by the coding sequence ATGAACAATTACAAATCTTCTTTCAGTCACTTATTGGCAATACTCTTTCTATTGTCCTTTTCCTTCAAGTCCATTGCACAGGGACTACCTCAAAAAGACCTGGACCAGCTAGTAGAAAAAACCATGAAGAGCTTCAATGTTCCGGGAATAGCATTAGGGATTATAAAAGATGGAAAAACCATCCACCTAAAAGGATATGGAGAAAGATCCATAAACAGTAAAAAACCTGTTGACAATCAAACCGCCTTTGCAATCGCATCAAATAGCAAAGCCTTTACGGCATTTGCCTTGGGCATGCTTATGGATGAGGGAAAACTAACCTGGGATAGCAAAGTCACCGATTTTATTCCAGAATTCAAGATGCATGACCCTTATGTCACTTCAGAATTTACCGTTAGGGACCTATTGACCCACCGTTCAGGATTAGGTCTCGGTGCTGGTGATCTAATGTTTTGGCCAGATTCTGCAAACTTCAATACTGAAGAAGTGATCCATAACCTGAGGTACCTTAAACCGGTATCCAGCTTCAGAACAAAATTCGATTATGACAACCTACTTTATATCGTCGCTGGCGAGGTCTTGAAAAGAGCTTCGGGAATGAGCTGGGAAGACTTTATAGAGAAAAGGATCATGGCACCTCTTGGCATGACGAATAGTGCTGCCTCCCTGAGCCGGATGAAGTCAAAAAACAATGTAATCGATGCCCACGTCCCTATAGATGGCAAATTGATTACCATTGCCAGGTACTTAAGCGAAACAACCAATGCAGCGGGCGGAATAAACAGCAGCATAGAGGATATGAGCAAATGGGCAACCATGCTTTTGAACAAAGGAAAATATGGGAACAACCTGGAAAAGCAACTCATTTCCGAAAGACGGCTTGCGCAGATCATGACCCTACAGACCGTTATCGGAGGTTCAGGTCCCTATAATGCACACTTCACAGGATACGGCTTAGGCTTCTTTCTCAGTGATCAGAATGGATACTTTGTTGCCGAACATACCGGTGGCTTAGGTGGCATGGTTACTCAAATGACCTTGATTCCTGAACTGAAGCTCGGCATTATCGTGCTGACCAACCAACAGTCCGGCTATGCTTTTACCACGATTACCAATCAGATCAAAGATTCCTATTTTGGGATCAAAGGAACCGACCGCCTGACAGAACTTAAAGCTAGGGAATCCAAAAACGAAAGCGAAGGCGACAAAGTTACCAATGAGGTCTGGGCCAAAATCAAAGCTCAGGACCAAAAAATAGACTTCTCTCCTTTTCTTGGTAAATATAAAGACGCATGGTTCGGAGAAATCGAAATCAGTAACCGTAATGGTCAACTATATTTTACATCAGCAAGATCTCCACAGCTGCAGGGCAAAATGTATTATTACCAAGGGAACACCTTCGTTGCCGCTTGGAATGACCGCAGCATGAATGCAGACTCTTATGTTATGTTCAACCTGAATGAAAATGCCAAGGCAGAAAGCATAAAAATGAAAGCCGTTTCTCCATTAACAGACTTTTCTTTTGACTTCCATGACTTAGATTTAAAAAGAATAGATTGA
- a CDS encoding WbqC family protein, with the protein MLRKKIGIIQPYFFPYLGYISLLKHTDRFILLDTVQYIQRGWIERNRILKQGDGWLYIQVPVKKPNGRASLIKECVLDNSLPWKDKMFSQMAIYKKIAPYYKPTLDFVKETLSKDFDDITSLNRHVLTEICNYLEMPREIVAFSEMELMIEQPKDSDEWALNICKSIGQKVTYVNPIGGMSFYNREKYIQSDIDIFFHEIKLRDYQQGGRVFEPGLSILDALMFNSKEEVHEMLDQYKLN; encoded by the coding sequence ATGCTTAGAAAAAAGATCGGAATAATTCAGCCTTATTTCTTTCCGTATTTAGGGTATATCAGCCTATTGAAACATACGGATCGATTTATTTTATTGGATACCGTGCAATACATTCAACGAGGTTGGATTGAACGGAACCGTATTTTGAAACAGGGTGATGGATGGTTGTATATACAGGTTCCTGTGAAAAAACCAAACGGAAGAGCTTCCTTGATCAAGGAATGTGTTTTGGACAACAGTCTGCCCTGGAAGGATAAAATGTTTTCGCAAATGGCCATCTATAAAAAGATTGCTCCTTACTATAAACCGACCCTTGATTTTGTGAAAGAAACCTTGTCCAAGGACTTTGATGATATTACTTCCCTGAACCGGCATGTGTTGACTGAAATATGTAACTATCTGGAAATGCCAAGGGAGATTGTTGCCTTTTCAGAGATGGAATTGATGATCGAGCAACCGAAGGACTCTGACGAGTGGGCATTAAATATCTGTAAGTCGATAGGTCAGAAAGTTACTTATGTTAATCCAATAGGCGGCATGAGTTTTTATAACCGGGAAAAATATATTCAGTCGGATATAGATATCTTCTTTCATGAAATAAAGCTCCGGGATTATCAACAAGGAGGGCGGGTGTTTGAGCCAGGACTATCCATTCTGGATGCTTTGATGTTCAATAGCAAAGAGGAGGTACATGAGATGTTAGATCAGTATAAATTAAATTAG
- a CDS encoding GH92 family glycosyl hydrolase, giving the protein MFLKSIVSVFFVSLAITVEAQSPVGASRYVNPFIGASTNTASSYHGLGKTFPGAATPFGMTQVSPNTITGGDNGSGYSYEHKTIEGFAFTQMSGVGWYGDLGNFLVMPSTGPLHVIAGKEGSGELQGYRSTYDKNSETAKAGYYSVYLDRYQIKAEATASPYGGMLRFTFPENDTSRIQIDLARRVGGTSTRQSVEVVDGNTIKGWIKCDSTGGGWGDGDGHPDYTVYFYAEFSKPLLNYGFWAQDVPDGQERKNKDVASLDYQRMLERAKVIPGASAVEADHVGFYLEFPTRDQEQVLLKVGISFTDMEGAENNFFADVKGKNFRTMQELAQKAWDDALGKIDVKGGTEDAKSIFYTALYHTMIDPRNITDVDGRYPRPNGKVHESEGFTKRTIFSGWDVFRSQFPLQTIINPKMVNEEINSLISLAQQSNKNYLERWEFFNAYSGCMIGNPALAVIADAYAKGIRGFNQEEALDLMIKTSEKFGNSDLGYVPVESGFSISETLEYAYTDWCIAQMAKNMGKKDIYEKYMKRGQFYRNIFDSRKDWFRPKHQDGSWEKWPEEGRMKEWYGSIEANSYQQGWFVPHDVEGMVELMGGRKKVLADLTAFFENTPKDFLWNKYYNHANEPVHHVPFLFNRLGAPELTQKWTRYICEHAYKNEVEGLTGNEDVGQMSAWYVLAASGIHPIAPGDPVYEITSPVFEEITFKLDNGKQFNIVATGNSKENIYIQSASLNGKPLEKMQISHADLLKGGTLKLEMGAMPKLKN; this is encoded by the coding sequence ATGTTTTTAAAATCCATAGTTTCCGTATTTTTTGTAAGCTTGGCCATTACTGTTGAGGCGCAATCTCCCGTTGGTGCTTCAAGATATGTGAATCCATTTATTGGGGCAAGCACCAACACGGCAAGTTCCTACCATGGACTTGGAAAAACTTTTCCGGGTGCTGCCACTCCATTTGGTATGACACAGGTCAGTCCCAATACCATTACAGGGGGTGATAATGGCTCTGGATATAGCTATGAGCATAAAACCATTGAAGGTTTTGCCTTTACACAGATGAGTGGAGTAGGGTGGTATGGAGATTTGGGGAATTTTTTAGTGATGCCCAGTACGGGTCCATTACATGTAATTGCTGGAAAGGAAGGTTCAGGTGAGCTCCAAGGCTATAGATCTACGTATGATAAGAACTCAGAAACTGCTAAGGCAGGATATTATTCGGTGTACTTAGACCGCTATCAGATTAAGGCGGAAGCTACAGCATCTCCCTATGGCGGTATGCTTCGGTTTACTTTTCCTGAAAATGATACCTCGAGGATTCAGATTGATTTGGCGAGAAGGGTCGGTGGAACTTCTACCCGACAGTCTGTGGAGGTTGTAGATGGCAATACCATCAAGGGTTGGATTAAATGTGATTCAACTGGAGGGGGTTGGGGCGATGGAGATGGGCATCCCGATTATACCGTTTACTTTTATGCGGAATTTAGCAAACCCTTGTTAAATTATGGATTCTGGGCACAGGATGTGCCCGATGGACAGGAGCGGAAAAATAAGGATGTTGCGAGCCTTGATTATCAGCGTATGCTGGAACGGGCAAAGGTCATTCCTGGAGCTTCTGCTGTTGAAGCCGACCATGTTGGGTTTTATCTGGAGTTTCCTACAAGAGATCAAGAACAGGTATTGCTGAAGGTGGGGATTTCTTTCACAGATATGGAAGGAGCTGAAAATAATTTCTTTGCCGATGTGAAAGGGAAGAACTTTAGGACCATGCAGGAGCTGGCCCAAAAGGCCTGGGATGATGCTTTAGGTAAAATAGATGTAAAAGGTGGGACGGAAGACGCAAAATCAATATTCTATACGGCACTTTATCATACCATGATTGATCCAAGGAACATTACGGATGTCGATGGGCGATATCCAAGGCCAAATGGAAAGGTGCATGAATCGGAAGGTTTTACCAAAAGGACCATCTTTAGTGGCTGGGATGTTTTCAGGAGTCAATTTCCATTGCAGACGATTATCAATCCAAAGATGGTCAATGAAGAGATAAATTCCTTGATCAGCCTAGCTCAGCAAAGCAATAAGAATTATTTAGAGCGTTGGGAGTTTTTCAATGCTTATAGTGGTTGTATGATCGGCAATCCGGCTCTGGCGGTGATTGCGGATGCCTATGCAAAGGGAATCCGTGGATTTAACCAAGAGGAAGCTTTGGACCTGATGATCAAAACCTCGGAAAAGTTTGGGAATTCTGACCTAGGGTATGTTCCGGTTGAATCAGGCTTTAGCATTTCTGAAACTTTGGAATATGCGTATACGGATTGGTGCATTGCCCAAATGGCCAAAAATATGGGCAAAAAGGATATTTATGAGAAATATATGAAACGTGGCCAGTTCTATAGGAATATATTTGATTCTAGAAAGGATTGGTTTAGGCCCAAACATCAGGATGGGTCGTGGGAGAAATGGCCAGAGGAAGGCCGAATGAAGGAATGGTACGGCAGTATTGAAGCGAATTCATATCAGCAAGGTTGGTTTGTACCGCATGATGTTGAAGGTATGGTGGAGTTAATGGGTGGCCGGAAAAAGGTATTGGCGGATTTGACTGCATTCTTTGAAAATACCCCGAAGGATTTCTTGTGGAATAAGTATTATAACCATGCCAACGAACCAGTTCATCATGTTCCCTTTCTGTTCAATAGGTTAGGAGCGCCGGAGCTGACTCAAAAATGGACTCGTTACATCTGTGAGCATGCCTATAAAAATGAGGTGGAAGGCTTGACAGGAAATGAGGATGTAGGTCAAATGTCGGCTTGGTATGTCCTTGCGGCTTCAGGTATTCATCCTATTGCTCCTGGAGATCCGGTCTATGAAATCACAAGTCCAGTTTTTGAGGAAATTACTTTCAAGCTTGACAATGGGAAGCAGTTCAATATTGTAGCTACCGGTAATTCTAAAGAAAACATCTATATACAATCTGCAAGCTTAAATGGAAAACCTTTGGAAAAGATGCAGATCAGCCATGCGGACCTCCTGAAGGGCGGTACATTGAAACTTGAAATGGGGGCAATGCCGAAGTTGAAGAATTAA
- a CDS encoding glycerate kinase — MLNILISPNSFKNSLKADKVADAIEKGLKSSGIQANISKFPIGDGGDYSSILICKQLNGEIKSMKVAGAYLKKTKASYGLIDSGKCAVIEVAETSGFKSIQNKLKSPLKSSSKGLGQLISALIDSGIRDFVICLGGSVTVDAGIGMLQAMGLEFRDKRGAVIEPLPNDFEKVDSMDISKFKERILGCEFTVLCDVENKLLGINGAARVFGPQKGASEEDIEKLEEFLKSFDRLTKKTVQKSLNGMKGGGAAGGLAAAFSVFLNADLKKGASYFCEITGFDAALAQVDLLITGEGSIDSQSLEGKAPVVVAAKAKERQIPCIGLAGKIPLKIPKELQDYFLMLLPIGNQPEELELSIKHTEKNLLRTALQLGKMLGQVK; from the coding sequence ATGCTCAACATTTTAATATCACCCAATAGTTTCAAAAATAGCCTAAAGGCAGATAAGGTCGCGGATGCAATTGAAAAAGGTTTGAAATCCAGTGGGATCCAGGCTAATATTTCCAAATTTCCTATTGGAGATGGCGGTGACTATAGCTCTATTCTCATCTGTAAGCAGTTGAATGGAGAAATAAAGAGCATGAAGGTTGCTGGTGCTTACCTAAAGAAAACAAAAGCTAGTTATGGTCTGATTGATTCTGGCAAATGCGCTGTTATTGAGGTGGCAGAGACCTCAGGATTTAAATCAATCCAGAACAAACTTAAAAGTCCATTGAAATCAAGTAGCAAAGGGTTAGGGCAATTGATTTCAGCATTGATTGATTCAGGTATCAGGGATTTTGTGATCTGTTTGGGCGGTTCAGTTACCGTTGATGCTGGAATAGGTATGCTGCAAGCGATGGGTCTAGAGTTTCGGGATAAAAGAGGTGCAGTGATAGAGCCCTTACCAAATGATTTTGAAAAGGTGGATTCTATGGACATTTCGAAATTCAAGGAAAGGATCTTAGGTTGTGAGTTTACTGTTCTTTGTGATGTTGAGAATAAATTGTTGGGAATAAATGGGGCGGCAAGGGTTTTTGGTCCGCAAAAGGGAGCAAGTGAAGAAGATATCGAAAAATTGGAGGAGTTTTTGAAAAGCTTTGACCGATTGACAAAAAAAACGGTTCAAAAATCATTGAACGGTATGAAGGGAGGAGGTGCTGCTGGAGGGCTTGCAGCTGCATTTTCCGTATTCTTGAATGCTGATCTAAAAAAAGGAGCATCCTATTTCTGTGAGATAACAGGTTTTGATGCAGCTTTGGCACAAGTAGATTTACTGATCACTGGGGAAGGGAGCATAGATAGTCAATCATTAGAAGGGAAAGCGCCGGTAGTCGTGGCTGCCAAAGCCAAGGAAAGACAAATTCCTTGTATTGGATTGGCCGGAAAAATCCCCTTGAAGATTCCAAAAGAACTGCAGGATTATTTCCTGATGTTGCTGCCTATTGGAAATCAACCAGAGGAATTGGAGTTGTCCATAAAGCATACAGAAAAGAACCTTCTTCGAACTGCCCTGCAATTAGGCAAGATGCTTGGGCAGGTGAAATAA
- a CDS encoding D-glycerate dehydrogenase, with product MKIFINKLIPEVGMKMLARPDIDLIMPENPEISYDEWISYCQQCDAILNIGAYKIDAKFFDLCPSVKAVSLFSVGFDQVDLEEATRRRIPVSNTPDVLSKATSDISFMLMLMVSRLASFHSNQVRVGVRFKYFNPIANLGQELYGKTLGVFGLGRIGYEMAIKCKAAYEMPIIYHNRNRNEELEEKLGAKYVSFEELLAQSDVLSIHANYAPEYRGLFNKEVFEQMKDTSIIVNTARGGFINEKDLDEALNAGKVWGAGLDVTDPEPMLPDNPLLKHERVCVLPHIGSATIEARGGMARIAAENIVAFVEGEKLKTCLNPEVYS from the coding sequence ATGAAGATCTTCATAAATAAACTTATCCCTGAAGTCGGCATGAAAATGCTGGCTAGACCTGATATCGATCTAATAATGCCTGAAAATCCAGAAATATCCTATGATGAGTGGATATCGTATTGTCAACAATGTGATGCGATCCTCAATATTGGAGCCTATAAGATTGATGCGAAGTTTTTTGACCTCTGCCCTTCGGTGAAGGCTGTATCGCTATTCTCGGTCGGCTTTGATCAAGTAGATTTAGAAGAGGCTACCCGGAGAAGGATACCTGTTTCCAATACTCCAGATGTTCTGAGTAAGGCAACATCTGATATTTCCTTTATGTTGATGTTAATGGTTTCTCGATTGGCATCCTTCCATAGCAATCAAGTACGTGTAGGAGTTAGATTTAAGTATTTCAATCCGATTGCAAATTTAGGCCAAGAGCTTTATGGTAAGACCTTGGGTGTATTTGGATTGGGAAGGATAGGATATGAGATGGCCATAAAATGCAAAGCAGCTTATGAAATGCCGATCATATACCATAACAGGAATAGAAATGAAGAATTGGAAGAGAAGTTGGGAGCAAAGTATGTGAGTTTTGAAGAACTCCTAGCGCAATCTGATGTATTATCAATACATGCCAATTATGCTCCTGAATACCGAGGTTTGTTTAATAAAGAGGTATTTGAGCAGATGAAGGATACTTCGATTATTGTAAATACGGCAAGGGGTGGCTTTATCAATGAAAAGGATTTGGATGAAGCGCTAAATGCGGGCAAAGTTTGGGGTGCAGGCTTAGATGTGACGGATCCTGAACCGATGTTGCCCGATAATCCACTTTTAAAACATGAACGGGTCTGTGTATTACCACATATAGGTTCAGCAACCATTGAGGCTAGAGGAGGAATGGCGAGAATTGCGGCAGAGAATATTGTTGCCTTTGTCGAAGGAGAAAAATTGAAAACTTGTTTAAATCCAGAAGTCTATTCTTAA